The Limnochordia bacterium genome contains a region encoding:
- a CDS encoding DUF6259 domain-containing protein, protein MNRRYLSLATHDWKSRPSWLTNPAESYTLEAIRSMDGAGGALFCVQKAGKGMKWTYTCSDNESVSNAGLPCLVVCYRAENIASVSTGQAGSENYFIFIFDEDGNEYVPLYLYDLKQDGHWHGVVALLPNIRIKTIVLQVQAEDDNAYVEIASFCFCSRNDRLLLPSGEEFVINESPGLVTSLHDWFEFEYVNSVHDYPGFTPLALVDQEYDVGISFEGDRFDGIWFERDKISISVGGISIPFHITTESPQLMGRGFSETGEMVVPIRSSAGAIYILLGARFTGVEEPSWGKGTISSISQVERFIIELRYLDGVSELVFPQNTQTGEHVIDSGFGVYAVVPGRKTQVKDVVLHNRMPNGAFYIAGLTVGEEPWPGTKLPQRCQYTYLAGHKTGPGKQEITVEGDDIVFLNEFARVTFTLSDGFEIRSIYNRLTGCEVFLSSTPVFDVLNHGVSSKDIVVNNVEIADSAMRVELSMSFGKAEVIGCFNESGELELELSFTNLSSYDEQVSVIFPSLRNITNAPSSCLNPEDLWYVYPKRGCCIDHRPIEMSRLYSGQFPMQFLSFFNAKGGGFYVIVQDLGLSHKLFELSKSEEGIGSLGVRYDDLVAGTITPGETKTLPKVSLGVCPGDWHHAFDAYTRWVKTWYRPLVSRKEWFRKVGSFRQQSLHFAYPEKSGIFNENDRTISFDLALSRDQKAFGSVDYLHLYDWSWSPQTGRVGDYAPWKYLGPKELLRAEIDKTNEQGIPVGLYLNGYSVDPRWGMLQRDDAKWFLVDYHGCVTSISSPLLTFCPYAPKWQDYLVETCKRVCLETNAKGLYIDEFGLADYERACYAETHGHGVPAYPLPAEGAMLQRIREAIPEETVIYTGESPVDVISQYQDGSFTYALCLAIAEGSPHRLNLYRFAFPDFKTIEIVVCDKPLGSDYDSLKSVLFNGEAIWLMGTATRWFAPETLAFIQKMTSIYRRHMDAFTSLNPTPLYPTLLQDVYANQFSAQDENLWTVYNANFRTVDGELLAVPHRKGAIYMDVWNETPIIPHVEEGVAYLSFSIDPKGVGVIVQQSGPTTSA, encoded by the coding sequence TTGAATAGACGATACCTTAGTTTGGCGACACATGACTGGAAGTCCCGTCCTTCTTGGCTGACCAATCCGGCTGAATCCTATACCTTGGAGGCTATACGTAGTATGGATGGCGCTGGAGGTGCGCTGTTTTGTGTACAGAAGGCGGGAAAGGGCATGAAATGGACCTATACCTGCTCCGATAATGAGTCAGTCAGCAATGCGGGCTTACCGTGTCTAGTTGTCTGCTATCGTGCCGAGAACATCGCATCTGTCAGTACCGGTCAGGCCGGTAGTGAGAACTACTTCATTTTCATCTTTGACGAAGATGGGAACGAGTATGTACCCCTTTATCTGTATGATTTGAAGCAAGACGGCCATTGGCACGGTGTTGTGGCTTTGCTACCGAATATAAGGATTAAGACCATTGTCCTACAGGTGCAGGCTGAAGATGATAACGCGTATGTTGAGATTGCGTCTTTTTGCTTTTGCAGCAGAAACGATCGGCTTCTCTTACCCAGCGGTGAGGAATTCGTCATCAATGAGTCTCCAGGTTTGGTTACTAGTTTACATGATTGGTTTGAGTTCGAGTATGTCAATTCTGTACACGACTACCCCGGTTTTACCCCATTGGCTCTAGTTGACCAGGAATATGATGTGGGGATCTCATTTGAAGGAGACAGATTCGACGGCATCTGGTTTGAAAGAGATAAGATATCTATCTCGGTGGGTGGTATTTCCATACCCTTTCATATAACTACTGAGTCACCGCAGCTTATGGGAAGGGGCTTTAGCGAGACCGGGGAGATGGTAGTTCCCATCAGAAGTTCTGCTGGCGCCATATATATCTTACTTGGGGCCCGTTTTACGGGAGTTGAGGAGCCCTCGTGGGGGAAGGGTACCATCTCATCAATATCGCAAGTGGAACGGTTTATCATCGAACTAAGGTACCTTGATGGAGTTTCTGAGTTAGTCTTCCCACAGAATACTCAGACCGGGGAGCATGTAATAGACTCGGGATTTGGGGTCTATGCGGTGGTTCCAGGACGAAAGACCCAAGTGAAGGATGTGGTATTGCACAATAGGATGCCAAATGGTGCCTTCTATATCGCTGGACTTACTGTGGGAGAGGAGCCTTGGCCAGGTACTAAGTTGCCACAACGATGCCAGTATACATACCTTGCCGGGCACAAGACGGGGCCGGGAAAACAAGAGATTACAGTCGAAGGCGATGACATTGTATTTCTGAATGAGTTTGCCAGAGTCACTTTTACTCTCAGCGATGGGTTTGAAATTAGGTCCATATACAATCGACTCACCGGATGCGAAGTATTCCTGAGCTCTACTCCGGTGTTTGATGTACTCAACCATGGGGTCAGTTCAAAGGACATCGTCGTAAATAACGTGGAGATTGCCGACTCTGCCATGCGAGTCGAGTTAAGTATGAGCTTTGGGAAAGCGGAAGTAATTGGATGTTTTAACGAGTCTGGTGAGTTGGAGCTGGAGCTTTCATTTACTAATCTAAGCTCCTATGACGAGCAAGTCTCCGTCATATTCCCTTCTCTGCGGAACATAACTAATGCGCCTAGCTCTTGTTTGAATCCTGAAGATCTATGGTATGTCTATCCCAAGAGAGGATGCTGCATTGATCATCGGCCTATTGAGATGAGTCGTTTGTACAGTGGGCAGTTTCCAATGCAATTCTTGAGTTTCTTCAACGCAAAAGGCGGCGGGTTCTACGTAATCGTCCAGGACTTAGGTTTATCCCATAAACTGTTTGAGTTAAGTAAATCCGAAGAAGGCATAGGTAGTTTAGGGGTGCGATACGATGATTTGGTTGCTGGTACAATCACACCCGGCGAAACGAAGACTCTGCCCAAGGTTTCCCTTGGGGTATGCCCTGGGGACTGGCATCACGCCTTTGATGCGTATACTCGGTGGGTTAAGACTTGGTATCGGCCCTTGGTGTCACGGAAGGAGTGGTTTCGAAAGGTCGGCAGTTTTCGGCAACAGTCCCTACACTTTGCCTACCCAGAGAAGAGCGGCATCTTTAACGAAAATGACCGCACCATCTCCTTTGATTTGGCCCTATCTAGGGATCAGAAGGCGTTTGGCTCAGTGGATTATCTGCATCTATATGATTGGAGTTGGTCCCCCCAAACAGGGCGTGTAGGGGACTATGCCCCTTGGAAGTATCTAGGACCAAAAGAATTGCTAAGGGCAGAGATTGACAAGACCAATGAGCAGGGGATACCTGTTGGTCTGTATCTAAACGGCTATTCAGTTGATCCCCGTTGGGGAATGTTGCAGCGAGATGATGCCAAGTGGTTTTTGGTGGATTACCATGGCTGCGTTACATCGATAAGCTCTCCCTTACTTACTTTCTGCCCCTATGCCCCGAAATGGCAGGATTACCTAGTGGAAACCTGCAAACGGGTCTGCCTTGAGACCAATGCCAAAGGACTATACATTGATGAATTCGGTCTAGCTGACTATGAAAGGGCTTGCTATGCGGAGACCCATGGGCATGGGGTACCGGCATATCCATTGCCAGCTGAGGGAGCCATGTTGCAGAGGATTCGAGAAGCGATACCTGAGGAGACGGTGATCTACACAGGGGAGAGTCCCGTGGATGTGATTAGCCAGTACCAAGACGGAAGCTTTACCTATGCTTTGTGCTTAGCAATTGCTGAAGGCTCACCCCATCGCCTGAATCTCTATCGTTTTGCTTTCCCGGATTTTAAGACCATTGAGATTGTTGTCTGTGATAAGCCCCTCGGCAGCGATTACGATAGTCTCAAGAGTGTTCTCTTTAATGGAGAGGCCATCTGGCTGATGGGAACGGCCACGAGATGGTTTGCTCCCGAGACCCTTGCGTTTATTCAGAAGATGACCAGCATCTATCGAAGGCATATGGATGCCTTCACATCCCTTAACCCAACTCCGCTGTATCCAACGTTATTACAAGATGTGTATGCAAACCAGTTTAGCGCGCAGGACGAGAACCTATGGACAGTGTACAATGCCAACTTTCGGACAGTTGATGGTGAATTGCTAGCTGTTCCCCATAGGAAGGGAGCAATTTATATGGATGTGTGGAACGAAACACCAATAATACCTCACGTTGAGGAGGGAGTAGCGTATTTGTCCTTTAGTATTGATCCGAAGGGGGTGGGAGTGATCGTACAACAGTCTGGGCCTACAACTTCAGCTTAA